In the Candidatus Sysuiplasma jiujiangense genome, TGGAGGCTTGCTGGAAATTACACCTGTTACATCCCCTTTGCCTGCCCTTATCCTGACCCTCTGACCGAGCAGAACCTGATCAAACCATCCTCCAAGCGGGCTGAATGAGATGAAACCGGTCTGTTCGTCTATGCCGGTAACGACAAATCCGACCTCATCCATATGCCCGGCCATCAGGATTCTGGGTGATTCCTCCTTTCCTGACTTCCTGAATATCACTGAACCAAGCTTGTCAAAAGAGACGCTGTCGGCAAAAGGGCTTCCTGCCTCTTTGACTATTCCCGCCGGTTCACGTTCGAAACCCGATGGGCCGAAGGATTCTGAAAGCCTCTTCAGCAGTTCCGTGTCTTCTTTTGCAAATGTCATGATGGCAGTAAAAGCATGGGCATTATTTATTTCCGACCCGCCATATTGTGTGGCGGTCTGGCGGCCCTTTCCTGTACCCTCCCTGCAGCGATAGCAGGAATACCGAGCCAGTAAGGTCCGTCAGCCCTTCTGCTGATCTTTCATTTCGTCCCGGCCTTTGACGATCAGGAGCTGGACCTCGATGTTCTGCCACGCTTCCCTGCTCTTCCAGGGATTGCCATCATATACCTCCCTGAAGCGTCCTGTTCTTGCAATCGTGCCGTCCTTCCTTCTCCATCTTATCCAGTCATTTATGGCATGATAGACTATCGATGATGACACCTGATCCGGATTAAATTTCACGCTCACGACGTCGAAGGGTTTGAGCGTACGGACGCTTACACCGCCGCTGCCTCTGGCCTTCCCTTTCAGTTCGATGCAGGCTTCCCACTTTATCCTGTCCTCTCCTTCGGCCTGTTCTGTGAATATCCACTTCCCCCCACGCAATCCCCTGGACGTGATCCACTTTTCGACCTTTTCAAATGAAGTTCTTATTGCCCTGTCGCTGTAGGCAGCCTCAGTCGTTATGCAGGCAACTGTGTAGCCCGGCGCACGTTTTATCCTGAAATCAACAGCCATATCGCTCGATCTCCTCTTCTATGATAACGCATTGTCCCTTAAAACAATACTGTCCCCGCTTGGGTGCATATCAGGACGGGCGACACTAACCTGGCCGAATGAAACCGGACGCCAGACAGGATTTAAATCATGCAACCTAATCCGACGGAATATTCAGTCAGCGCGAGAGGATCTATTAATATTGCAGCCGGGCCTTTAGTATCGCGATGGCAGAACCCATCCCCACAGATACCAGTCTGCATAGCCTTCCGCGTAATTTGCCGGCTCCCGAAGACGACGGAGCGGCTAAACACCTTCCAGGCATGGCTGTCCCCGAAATAGAGCTGCGCTCCACGTCCGGCAGACTGGTTAATGTGGGAAAAGCCGCAAAGAAGCTTTCTATTTTTTTCTTTTACCCCGCAACAGTTGCGCCGGGAATACCGATACCCGGTGAGTGGAGCGAAATACCGGGAGCAAGGGGATGCACGATCCAGAATTGCGCTTTCCGGGACGCCTACGAGGGTTTCAGAAAACTGCGGTACCAGGTTTTCGGGGTAAGCGGTCAGGGACAGGGACCGGAAAGAGGCCTGGAGGAACAGATGGAGTTTTCCAGACGCGAAAATCTGCCATACGAACTGCTGAACGATTCAAAGTTTGAGCTGGCAGATTCGCTGAGACTCCCCACTTTTGTTGCCAGACTGAAATTTCCGGAAGTTGTCTACGAAGGAAAGAAATATACATTCCCGCTGCAGAACCGCAGGCTGATCAAAAGACTGACAATTGTGGCATATGCCGGCCGCATAGAGAAGGTATTCTATCCAGTTTTCCCGCCTGACAGGAATGCGGCTGAAGTAATGGATTACCTTAAATCAGTGCGAAATGTGCGAAAGAATTAAGGATGAAGCCGGGAGGGGGCAGTCGACACCTGCCTGCGTTGTTCCAGTCAGCAAATCATTCATGTGCACGCGGGTTGTTATAAAACCATTGCATCGGAGGCGGCTCAATGTCATGCTGCCAGAGAAGCGCAATGAGTTCACCCATGTGATAGAGCTGCTCGGTGAAGGACTGCAACAGGCACTCTTCCACACTCAGCCTGAACTCTTTTCCGGCAGAGGTTTTCAATACAACGACGCGTGACAATGCCGCATCGTCGATCGACTGAAAAAACGCGTCCGTTCCCGATTCGACGCTTTGCATGTGTTCTGTCACTTCACCCATATCCGCGTAGCTTTCCCACTTCCTCCTTACGTAGCTGTCCTGCCGTCCTGTTATGACATAATTGACAATCCAGTCCTCGTTGTCGATCATGTGCAGCAGCACGTTTTTCATGCTGTAGAAGCTTGCCTCCATATTTTTCTCAACAACGTCGGCAGACAGTGTCGAGAGTTTTTCGGCAAAACGCCTCCTCACCATCCTTGCATAGTTTACAAGTTCACGCACGTCCGTCATCATCATCAACCCAGGGCCGATCAGTTCAACCTTTAGATATACTGATGCCCGTTCCCGGAAATCGGGCCGGATACAACCGGGAAAATGTCATCCATTGCGAATACTGCCAAACCGCCATTTCCTTCCGCAGTTCCGTAACTGCCCTGGAATTCGGCCGCATTAGTCCATGCGCTTATCACGGTGCCCGCAGTCCTCGCTGCCCTCAGCAGGTCTGGAAAGAGACTGCGCTGAAAGAGCGATGAGGTGGACAGCGTTCGGTGTCGGCACTGAGAACTTAAAAGATGTCGGACAAAAATGAGTAAAAATAGAAAATTAAGGGATTTAGGAAGTCATTTTTGGCTCTGGTGAATTAAATTCATTGAAGAGTCGTGGAAACGAGTATTGACGAGCCATCGAGTATTTCAAAGGTGGTACCCGCTTGAATAAGTGCCGAACCAGCGCTTGAAATAGAGAAATAGTCTCCGGCTGACAGATCTGAACTACCAGTTGCAACGTTCGTGAAATTCAGATAGACACTGTTTCCGTTTCCATGTGTATTCCAACTAGAGTACGCGTAAGTAGTTCCATTCAGTACAACTTTCAGACCGGAAAGTGCAATGTTCGAAACAGTTACTTTATCCACCGTTACGGTCCAACTACCTGCACCATTATTTGTGGTCGTCAATCCCGCGCTGTTCGCCGTTCCCGGTGAGTGGGTGAACCCGCTCACCATCACATAAAGGACTGCAGCGAGCACGACTGTAATCGCCACCATCAATATGGTTGCAATGACAGGCGACACACCGCTGTCCTTCAGTCTCTTTGCCATTTTCTTTGTATTCATTTACTTATGTCCTGCAACTTACAGTTGCGAGGATTGAGTTTGCAGTTGTAATTAAAAGGGTTATCAGATGAATTGCTCATGTTGATATTCAGGGACAGACCTGCAACAGGCTTATTTTCGAAGCTGAGAATCGACTCACAAGATTAAAATAGAACAAACCGGGGAACCGTAAAGGTCGTTTGTCTTTGCTACAATTGCACAATAGCCTTCGCTTCATTTTTCCAAAATAAAGCCTGTTCTTTAACGTAGGCTGATTTTGAAGTTACTATGACAAATAAAGCCATGCAATTGCTATGCCAGGCTGACTGTCCACTCTGCACGATCTGAGTCTAGATCCTGCACCTATCAGATTATTGGGCAGCTCTTTGCTCAACCGTGTATGGTTTCTGGAAAGTAATATTCATTGCAACATGCAAAACCTCATCGTTCTAGCTGGAATTGTAATTTGAACCGAGTCAGTATGTTACAAACTCATTGCGGCTTGTCAGCGTCGTGACGCTAATGAATGTATACTGTTTCAAATTGGAATTCACGCTTACCCATCCACTGCTGTAATGAAATACTGAAACAGGTGTGTTGCCTGAGAAATTCCATTCGTCGGCAAACACAAGGACGGAGGATATTGGAGCTCCATCCACTTTATACGTTACCATAGACATCGTAAAATCATTCATATCGCCGCGGTACCATTCAGTCATTAACCCTGTGAAAAATGCTCCCTGCCCTGCCTTCTGGATGCCACCTGCAAAGTACGATGCGCCATATGCGCTTACGGTCTTGCTTGCGCCCGCGCTTGTATTCCAGTCATGCACTGAAAGAATGACATCACCTGCCGAGAAGCGCATACCGAGCTGAACGCTGTTACCATTGTTCACATTGGCACTGAGATCAATCAGGCCAATCGTGTCTGATGTACCGTTCGGAAAATAAACCTGATAAGCCATGTGGAATCCCTGATAAATGACTGCAGTGTTCGCAGTCTTATTGACATCCCCGGGCCAGTTCCATGCGATGCCCACCTGATACCAGTAGCCTGCGCTCGACACGCCATTGAGGAGATATGAGGGTCCAAAGGCCGAGAAGTCATTTTGCGCCACCGCCGTAACATTCCAGGCGAGGGAGGAATAGTTGCTCTGGAATGCCTCGCCGATCTGCAGATCATAATATGGAGCAGCGTTCTTGGGCAACTGAAGCGTACCGCCGTGAAACTCAAATAAAAGAACAAAATAGGAGAGGGAAAACAGCACGATAACCGCAAGAACAACAACCACTGCGACAATTCCCACTTTCTTTTTCCTGCTCCAGCCCGGCCTTTGTTGCAGTGAAGTTATTCCCACATTTGACGATGGCATCGACATAGGTCTGACAGACTCACTTTTCGGCGCCTGCTGCACACCGGCTGATGTCTGCACAGGTGTTCCGCAGACAGTGCAGAATCTGGCGCCTTCTTCAATCGGACTACCGCATTGCGTACAATACAACGCATATCGCCTGCTGGATAGATATCATATCTTTTGATAAGGATTTGTGCCGTAGTTACGTTTTTTGACACATAGTGCCTTAAAGCGATTGTGTAAAACTGTTGCTGTCGAATCAGCCTGGGAGTATTGATTATCCAGTTCTTCATAGAAATAGCCGGGTTTCGGGCACTTGCGCATTCGGCATCCTTCTGACAACATCGTTACTTTTCAGTCGTTCTTGATGGATGAAGGAGTCGTACCACTTCGCTTCAGCAAAAGCCAAGTCGAAAGCAGTTTTGACAATGTGCATTTGGCGTGGCTATTCGATAACGAACAGCATGACTCTTTTCCCCGCCCCCCTGGAACTTTTGAAAACTGAAAGACTAAAAGAACAGCCGTGCATCCACTATGAAACAAATCAGAGGTGAAATCGAAGAATGGCGGAAACCGTAGGAACGATAAAATGCACGCTGGCGGAGGGGCCTCTCTGGGACTCAAGACAGAATGTGTTATACTGGGTGGATATCATTGAGGGAAGGATTCATTCGTATGACCCTGGTGCAAATGCCTTTAAGTCATACAGCGCTGGAAAGCTTGTCAGCTGCATCCTGCCAAGGCAGAAAGGCGGCTTCCTGATTGCCAGAGAACATACCGTCTATTCCTGGGATCCGCACAAAGTCCCTGAAAAGATGTTTTCAATCGACAGCGAACCTTCCAATAACAGGTTCAATGATGGAAAATGTGACCCGGCGGGAAGATTGTGGATCGGAAGCATGGACATGGAGGAGAAGAGCGCCACAGGAAGCCTCTATATGATTGGAGAGAATCTGAAAATTGACAGGAAAGTTAGAGGACTCACAGTATCAAACGGACTTGCATGGTCCCCCGATAACACCAGGATGTACCATGTCGATTCTCCGACAAGACGCGTGTTCAGATATCACTACGACCCCGGGAGCGGCAGGATTTCCGACAGGGAAGTATTCGTTGAAATCCCTGCAGGCGAAGGATTTCCGGACGGATTGACAACAGACACTGAAGGAAACGTCTACGTCGCTCAATGGGGAGGGTTCTGTGTTTCCGTCTGGAATTCCGGAGGGGAGCGCATCAGCAGGATTTCGATCCCTGCGTGCAATGTTTCATCATGCGCGTTCGGAGGGAGTGATATGAAGGATCTATATGTGACAACAGCTGCATACGGCCTGAGCAGGGAGCAATTGAAGAAGGAAAAATTCAGCGGAGCGATATTCAGAGAAAGAAGTGACATCCGTGGAACGGAACCGGACGCATTTGCAGGATGAACTGCACTGTGGGCCTGCAGGCTGGACTTAACAGCTGCTAATTGAAAGCCTGAAAGCAGTTCCGTGTATTCGGGGAATGAAATCGATGAAGTATGTTGTAAGTTCAGGAGAAATGCTTATTGATTTGACACAGTCCGGCGGGGGAGGGAGTGCCGTTTTTGAGGCGCATCCCGGCGGTGCTCCTGCAAACGTTGCTGTGGGTATAGCAAGGCTCGGCGGCAGATCGCGCTTTTTTGGAAAGCTCTCTTATGACTGGTTCGGCGATCTGCTTCTGCGGACATTGAAGAAAAATGGCGTTGACACGGATTTTATTCCTGAACGCTCAGAGAGGCAGACAGCACTTGCAGTTGTTTCGCTTGACAAATCCGGAAACAGAAGATTTGCTTTTTACCATGACCTGAGTGCTGACACGCGGCTTACTCCGGGAGAGGTTTCAGGAAAGATGTTCGATGATGCATCCATTTTCCACTTCGGATCCGTCTCGATGGCTACGGATCCGCCAAGAAGCGCGATGGTCAGACTGGTTGAGAATGCAAAATCAGCGAAATGCCTGGTTTCATGCGATCTCAACATGAGAGAGGATTTATGGCCTGAGAAGAGGGATATAGGCACTGTAATGGAGTTTCTGCTGTCGAATTCGGATGTATTCAAGTGCAGCGAAGAGGAGCTTCACCTGCTGGAATGCGGACTTAAGAAAGACGGATCACGCAAAAGTGGAGGCAATTACAGCGATCGCAGCATACGCAGATGTATAGACGAATTACTCTCTGCTGGCCCCGGAATGGTTATCGTCACACGAGGACGTGGAGGTGCGGTCGTTGGATGTGAAAACAGCATCGTAAGCGTTCCCGCTTTCCGGGTGAGAGCAGTGGACACGACCGGAGCAGGTGACGCGTTTACCGCAGCGCTGCTCTATCGCCTTGTCAGGGACGGTTTTACAGATGCTTCCGGATTCAGCGTTTTGTCTGAGAGCACACTGACAGAAATTGGTCGCTTCTGCAATGCGGCCGCGGGTTTCAGCTGCATGCATTACGGCGGAATTGATTCCCTCCCCACAATCAGAGAGATATCAGAAATTCTGAAGACCGCGAAATGACAGCTCATTCCCGTTTCGATACATGAGCGCTTTCCATGAGCAGTTTCTTCTGATGACTGTTGCAGCAGTCACTATCACTGCACTTAATGGAATTTCACATCATGTAGATCATAAATTGTCGAATCAGAGCCGTCTAAAAACCATGGTTAAATAGTAAAATTAACTCTTCACCCCCGGCAGTGTTATTGATGTCTCCTGCAAACGAGCAGCGCCTGAAGTCTCTGGTATTTTTGAAAAAGTTCGCATACGGCAATCTGATGAAAAATTATCTTCCGTTTCCAATGGATACAAAACTGTGTTCGGGATGGGCGAAGGGAATCCCGACGGAAGGTCCCACTGTAATCTATACATCCATGATGTACCAGATGGCACCTCTTTTCAAGAACTATGAGAAGATGCTTCCCACCATTTCAAAGATGAAGGGAATTTCACAGCTCGCAGGCATCGGGAAGTATTTTTACAGGCCATCAAAAACAGAGGTTGAGAGGGCATACCGCATCCTTAACAACATTGCAGCCATGCTTAGTAACTCA is a window encoding:
- a CDS encoding GyrI-like domain-containing protein; protein product: MAVDFRIKRAPGYTVACITTEAAYSDRAIRTSFEKVEKWITSRGLRGGKWIFTEQAEGEDRIKWEACIELKGKARGSGGVSVRTLKPFDVVSVKFNPDQVSSSIVYHAINDWIRWRRKDGTIARTGRFREVYDGNPWKSREAWQNIEVQLLIVKGRDEMKDQQKG
- a CDS encoding peroxiredoxin, with product MAEPIPTDTSLHSLPRNLPAPEDDGAAKHLPGMAVPEIELRSTSGRLVNVGKAAKKLSIFFFYPATVAPGIPIPGEWSEIPGARGCTIQNCAFRDAYEGFRKLRYQVFGVSGQGQGPERGLEEQMEFSRRENLPYELLNDSKFELADSLRLPTFVARLKFPEVVYEGKKYTFPLQNRRLIKRLTIVAYAGRIEKVFYPVFPPDRNAAEVMDYLKSVRNVRKN
- a CDS encoding type IV pilin — its product is MAKRLKDSGVSPVIATILMVAITVVLAAVLYVMVSGFTHSPGTANSAGLTTTNNGAGSWTVTVDKVTVSNIALSGLKVVLNGTTYAYSSWNTHGNGNSVYLNFTNVATGSSDLSAGDYFSISSAGSALIQAGTTFEILDGSSILVSTTLQ
- a CDS encoding zinc-ribbon domain-containing protein: MYCTQCGSPIEEGARFCTVCGTPVQTSAGVQQAPKSESVRPMSMPSSNVGITSLQQRPGWSRKKKVGIVAVVVVLAVIVLFSLSYFVLLFEFHGGTLQLPKNAAPYYDLQIGEAFQSNYSSLAWNVTAVAQNDFSAFGPSYLLNGVSSAGYWYQVGIAWNWPGDVNKTANTAVIYQGFHMAYQVYFPNGTSDTIGLIDLSANVNNGNSVQLGMRFSAGDVILSVHDWNTSAGASKTVSAYGASYFAGGIQKAGQGAFFTGLMTEWYRGDMNDFTMSMVTYKVDGAPISSVLVFADEWNFSGNTPVSVFHYSSGWVSVNSNLKQYTFISVTTLTSRNEFVTY
- a CDS encoding SMP-30/gluconolactonase/LRE family protein; amino-acid sequence: MAETVGTIKCTLAEGPLWDSRQNVLYWVDIIEGRIHSYDPGANAFKSYSAGKLVSCILPRQKGGFLIAREHTVYSWDPHKVPEKMFSIDSEPSNNRFNDGKCDPAGRLWIGSMDMEEKSATGSLYMIGENLKIDRKVRGLTVSNGLAWSPDNTRMYHVDSPTRRVFRYHYDPGSGRISDREVFVEIPAGEGFPDGLTTDTEGNVYVAQWGGFCVSVWNSGGERISRISIPACNVSSCAFGGSDMKDLYVTTAAYGLSREQLKKEKFSGAIFRERSDIRGTEPDAFAG
- a CDS encoding carbohydrate kinase, encoding MKYVVSSGEMLIDLTQSGGGGSAVFEAHPGGAPANVAVGIARLGGRSRFFGKLSYDWFGDLLLRTLKKNGVDTDFIPERSERQTALAVVSLDKSGNRRFAFYHDLSADTRLTPGEVSGKMFDDASIFHFGSVSMATDPPRSAMVRLVENAKSAKCLVSCDLNMREDLWPEKRDIGTVMEFLLSNSDVFKCSEEELHLLECGLKKDGSRKSGGNYSDRSIRRCIDELLSAGPGMVIVTRGRGGAVVGCENSIVSVPAFRVRAVDTTGAGDAFTAALLYRLVRDGFTDASGFSVLSESTLTEIGRFCNAAAGFSCMHYGGIDSLPTIREISEILKTAK